In a single window of the Campylobacter hyointestinalis subsp. lawsonii genome:
- a CDS encoding basic amino acid ABC transporter substrate-binding protein, which translates to MKSFFKFIVAACVAAGFSHAADVLKVGTNAAYPPFEFIDEQNKIAGFDMDLIDALSKKVGFEYKIVNMSFDGLIPALKAGKIDAVAAAMSATPERIKAVSFTKPYYTTENLFIKQAKNGDLTSKQNLEGKKIAVQLGTVQEIAARTIKGVKVMANEDIFAAIMALKNGKVDAVLVDSSIGYGYLNKNKDLAEFLKEPDGSEGFSIAFDKDKHTDLIAKINQAVEELKNDGTYDKLLEKYNLK; encoded by the coding sequence ATGAAAAGTTTTTTTAAATTTATCGTTGCTGCTTGTGTAGCGGCCGGTTTTTCCCACGCCGCAGACGTGTTAAAAGTAGGCACAAATGCCGCTTATCCTCCGTTTGAATTCATAGATGAACAAAACAAAATAGCTGGTTTTGATATGGATCTTATAGACGCTCTATCAAAAAAAGTAGGATTTGAGTATAAGATAGTAAATATGAGCTTTGATGGGCTTATACCGGCTCTAAAAGCAGGTAAGATAGACGCAGTAGCAGCAGCTATGAGCGCAACTCCTGAACGCATAAAAGCAGTAAGTTTTACAAAGCCTTACTATACTACGGAAAATTTATTTATTAAACAAGCAAAAAATGGCGATCTAACATCAAAGCAAAACTTAGAGGGTAAAAAAATCGCAGTACAATTAGGAACCGTCCAAGAAATAGCAGCTCGCACTATAAAAGGCGTTAAAGTTATGGCAAACGAAGATATATTTGCAGCTATAATGGCACTTAAAAATGGCAAAGTCGATGCTGTTTTAGTAGATAGTTCTATAGGTTATGGTTACTTAAACAAAAACAAAGACCTAGCTGAGTTTTTAAAAGAACCTGATGGTAGCGAAGGCTTTTCTATAGCTTTTGACAAAGACAAACATACCGATCTAATAGCAAAGATCAACCAAGCAGTTGAAGAGCTAAAAAATGATGGTACTTATGATAAGCTGCTTGAAAAATACAATCTAAAATAG
- a CDS encoding transporter substrate-binding domain-containing protein → MNRVFKFIFALLLMLNLVNAKTLIFGSDAEYPPFGYIDENNKIAGFDIDLVDTISKKAGFEYKFIKVGFDALIPALKAGKIDAIAASMSATAERKKSVDFSNAYFYTKNLYLKMASDKEITSKDDLKTKRIGVMLGTVQESVAHEIKGAKVIATEGIAGSIMNLKAGKVDVVIVDSSVGYGYLKKNTDIVKWLEENDGSDGFAMAFDKDKHSEFLAKFNKALEDIKSDGTYEKLLEKYDLK, encoded by the coding sequence ATGAATAGAGTTTTTAAATTTATCTTTGCTTTATTATTGATGCTAAACCTAGTAAATGCTAAAACGTTGATATTTGGCTCAGACGCTGAGTATCCTCCATTTGGCTATATAGATGAAAACAATAAAATAGCGGGATTTGACATAGATCTAGTAGATACTATATCTAAAAAAGCTGGATTTGAGTATAAATTTATAAAAGTCGGGTTTGACGCTTTGATACCTGCTCTAAAAGCCGGTAAGATAGACGCTATCGCAGCTAGTATGAGCGCTACGGCTGAAAGAAAAAAATCAGTTGATTTCTCAAATGCGTATTTTTATACAAAAAATTTATATCTTAAAATGGCGAGCGACAAAGAGATCACTTCAAAAGACGATCTTAAGACAAAACGAATAGGTGTAATGCTAGGCACAGTCCAAGAAAGCGTTGCCCATGAGATAAAAGGTGCAAAAGTCATAGCCACAGAGGGCATAGCAGGAAGCATTATGAATCTAAAAGCCGGTAAAGTCGATGTCGTGATAGTAGATAGCTCAGTAGGATACGGCTATCTTAAGAAAAACACAGATATAGTAAAATGGCTTGAAGAAAACGATGGAAGCGATGGTTTTGCAATGGCGTTTGACAAAGATAAGCATAGCGAATTTTTAGCTAAATTTAATAAAGCTTTAGAAGATATCAAAAGCGATGGAACATACGAAAAACTTCTTGAAAAATACGATCTAAAATAG
- the thiE gene encoding thiamine phosphate synthase, translated as MCQLYVLTDKEFTPKNSIYGQILELLNSGIKFIQYRNKIQDHDIKLLKSIANLCDDFNAKFIINDDPFLAKACDAHGVHIGKDDEDIKKAKELLGKNSIIGVSCYNDINLALKAQKDGASYVAFGAMYMSKTKPNAPLCDHDTIKKAKENLDIPICVIGGINALNLKEVSTLMPDLIAIVSAAYAPKSISENIKNLNNIIRN; from the coding sequence ATGTGTCAATTATATGTTTTAACAGACAAAGAATTTACTCCAAAAAATAGTATCTATGGGCAAATTTTAGAGCTCTTAAATTCTGGTATCAAGTTCATTCAATATAGAAATAAAATACAAGATCACGATATAAAATTACTCAAATCCATAGCTAATTTATGCGATGATTTTAACGCAAAGTTTATCATAAACGATGATCCGTTTCTAGCAAAAGCTTGCGATGCACATGGTGTCCATATCGGAAAAGATGATGAAGATATAAAAAAAGCAAAAGAATTGCTAGGCAAAAACTCAATTATAGGAGTTAGTTGCTACAACGATATAAATTTAGCACTAAAAGCCCAAAAAGATGGCGCTTCTTACGTTGCTTTTGGAGCGATGTATATGAGTAAAACCAAACCAAACGCCCCTCTTTGCGACCACGATACCATAAAAAAAGCAAAAGAGAATTTAGACATTCCTATCTGTGTCATAGGCGGTATAAATGCTCTAAATTTAAAAGAAGTTAGCACTCTTATGCCTGATCTAATAGCCATAGTAAGTGCTGCTTACGCACCAAAAAGTATCAGTGAAAACATAAAAAATTTAAACAATATAATAAGGAATTAA
- a CDS encoding undecaprenyl-diphosphate phosphatase, with protein MDFLSAIILGIVEGLTEFLPVSSTGHMILSAKLLGLEQTSVLKCFEVVIQLGSILAVVFMFFDRLKEDFNLWIKLAIGFVPTAIIGFLAYKHIKAFFEPSSVAYMLIIGGIVFIIVELWHKKINYDGDTKTLHEVSFKQAFLIGLSQCFAMIPGTSRSGSTIIAGLLCGLSREVAARFSFLLAIPTMFAATAYDSYKNADIFAQNKEDLLIFLVGGFMAFIVALIVIKLFLKFVSKFSYISFGIYRIALGSLFLIYVL; from the coding sequence ATGGATTTTTTAAGCGCCATAATACTAGGAATAGTCGAGGGCTTGACCGAGTTTTTGCCTGTTAGCTCGACTGGACATATGATACTTAGTGCAAAGCTACTAGGGCTTGAGCAAACAAGCGTGTTAAAATGCTTTGAAGTAGTTATTCAGCTAGGAAGTATCTTGGCAGTTGTGTTTATGTTTTTTGATAGATTAAAAGAGGATTTTAATCTTTGGATAAAACTTGCTATAGGATTTGTACCTACAGCCATCATCGGTTTTTTGGCTTACAAACACATAAAAGCATTTTTTGAGCCAAGCAGTGTTGCTTATATGCTTATCATAGGCGGTATCGTTTTTATCATAGTTGAGCTTTGGCATAAAAAGATAAACTATGATGGCGACACAAAAACATTGCACGAAGTGAGCTTCAAACAAGCTTTTCTAATAGGACTTTCACAATGCTTTGCTATGATACCTGGCACGTCAAGAAGTGGCTCTACTATCATCGCAGGTCTGCTTTGCGGACTTAGTCGCGAAGTTGCGGCTAGATTTAGTTTTTTACTAGCTATCCCTACTATGTTTGCCGCGACTGCTTATGATAGCTACAAAAATGCAGATATTTTCGCTCAAAACAAAGAAGATTTATTAATATTTTTAGTCGGTGGATTTATGGCGTTTATAGTAGCTTTGATAGTTATCAAACTATTTTTAAAATTCGTATCTAAATTTAGCTATATCAGCTTTGGAATCTACAGGATAGCCCTTGGTTCGTTATTTTTGATCTATGTTTTATAA
- a CDS encoding aminotransferase class V-fold PLP-dependent enzyme gives MINLEKVRKNIILKDGIYYFDWTASGLGYKEIEDEILRVLMTYSNTHSECGTCARVTTNYYESARSGIKKLLELGDDFYLMPCSFGSTAAIKKFQEIMGIYIPPATRAVLGNLNIDKRKFPLVIVSPYEHHSNEISFRYGLCEVFRVPLAKDGGIHFGEMERVLKLNRGRKIIASFSAASNVTGIKTDLYNLNKMIRNYGGIIALDLSSLAAYENVNSDFFDAAFISSHKLLGGVGGSGLLVIRKELCTGDKPTFAGGGTVTYVSRKSAKFVENKEALEDAGTPGITQLIRSFLAFKLRNDIGLETIKEIEKANLEYFEDNLMRIKNLICYGSKKCDRLPIFSFNIKGISPYELAKVLSDKFSVQTRAGCACAGPYGHELLGLEDDADFAQKPGFVRASLHYTQTKDDLDYLLSAIKEAIKFF, from the coding sequence TTGATAAATTTAGAAAAAGTAAGAAAAAATATAATCTTAAAAGATGGAATTTATTATTTTGATTGGACTGCTTCAGGGCTTGGATATAAAGAGATAGAAGACGAAATACTAAGAGTTTTGATGACATACTCAAACACTCATAGCGAGTGCGGAACTTGTGCTAGAGTTACTACAAATTACTATGAAAGTGCAAGAAGTGGGATAAAAAAACTTTTAGAGCTAGGCGATGATTTTTATCTTATGCCTTGTTCTTTTGGAAGTACCGCGGCGATAAAAAAGTTTCAAGAGATAATGGGAATTTATATCCCACCAGCTACTAGAGCAGTTTTGGGAAATTTAAATATAGACAAGCGTAAATTTCCTTTAGTCATCGTCTCTCCTTACGAACATCACAGCAATGAGATAAGCTTTAGGTATGGACTTTGCGAAGTTTTTAGAGTGCCTTTAGCAAAAGACGGAGGTATCCATTTTGGTGAAATGGAACGTGTCCTTAAACTAAATAGAGGACGCAAGATAATCGCTAGTTTTAGCGCAGCTTCAAATGTGACTGGCATAAAAACTGATCTGTATAATCTAAATAAAATGATAAGGAATTATGGTGGCATTATCGCACTTGATCTATCAAGCCTTGCTGCTTACGAAAATGTAAATAGCGACTTTTTTGACGCAGCTTTCATCTCATCACATAAGCTACTTGGTGGAGTTGGTGGCTCTGGACTTTTAGTCATAAGAAAAGAGCTTTGCACAGGCGATAAACCTACTTTTGCTGGTGGAGGAACAGTAACTTACGTAAGTAGAAAAAGTGCTAAATTTGTAGAAAATAAAGAAGCCTTAGAAGACGCTGGAACTCCTGGTATCACTCAGCTAATACGCTCTTTTTTAGCATTTAAGCTTAGAAACGACATAGGTTTAGAAACCATAAAAGAGATAGAAAAGGCAAATTTAGAGTATTTTGAAGATAATCTTATGCGTATAAAAAATTTGATATGTTATGGCTCAAAAAAATGCGATAGACTTCCTATATTTTCTTTTAACATTAAAGGCATATCGCCTTATGAACTTGCTAAAGTTTTAAGCGATAAATTTAGCGTCCAAACACGAGCTGGATGTGCTTGCGCTGGTCCATATGGGCATGAGCTTTTAGGACTAGAAGATGACGCGGATTTTGCCCAAAAACCGGGCTTTGTTAGGGCAAGCCTACACTATACTCAAACAAAAGACGATCTGGACTATCTATTGAGTGCCATCAAAGAAGCTATCAAATTTTTTTGA
- a CDS encoding DUF234 domain-containing protein encodes MENSFDDSKIQSLLEFYFVFDNCALSNDFSDIFEAIQKHILDRYEELSERFKFSSYDKEIKIMLKKLARSDRKRFNISKSLPRKLASIVIKTLQNNGILEIEKSKEIKPKSSKHQKIKKELRRYQIQDKIHFKSNFARFWFRYCEPNLDLLKEAKTDQVLDIIKNDFLLYCSLPFELASIKLLSHHLNIPSKLISSYWNKKDEIDIFIDNEGFIIVGEVKYKDRKICKNVLNILKAKCQNANIKPNLIVLFSKSGFSNELLSLKDDKILLFGLEHFKEILWNS; translated from the coding sequence TTGGAAAATAGTTTTGATGATAGCAAAATTCAAAGTTTGCTTGAGTTTTATTTTGTGTTTGATAACTGCGCTTTAAGTAATGATTTTAGCGATATATTTGAAGCTATACAAAAACATATTTTAGATAGATATGAAGAGCTTAGCGAACGTTTTAAATTTAGCAGTTACGATAAAGAGATAAAAATAATGCTTAAAAAACTAGCAAGAAGTGATAGAAAACGCTTTAATATCTCAAAGTCACTCCCAAGAAAACTAGCAAGTATCGTCATAAAAACTCTACAAAATAATGGTATCTTAGAGATAGAAAAATCAAAAGAGATAAAACCAAAAAGCTCAAAACATCAAAAGATAAAAAAAGAGCTTAGAAGATATCAAATTCAAGACAAAATTCACTTTAAAAGCAACTTTGCGCGGTTTTGGTTTAGGTATTGTGAGCCAAATTTAGATCTGTTAAAAGAGGCAAAAACAGACCAAGTCCTAGACATCATCAAAAACGATTTTTTGCTATACTGCTCTTTGCCATTTGAGTTAGCTAGCATAAAACTGCTTTCACACCATTTAAATATACCTAGCAAACTTATCTCAAGCTACTGGAATAAAAAAGATGAAATAGATATATTTATAGATAACGAGGGGTTTATCATAGTCGGCGAAGTCAAATACAAAGATAGAAAAATCTGCAAAAACGTGCTAAATATCCTAAAAGCAAAATGTCAAAACGCAAATATAAAGCCAAATTTGATAGTTTTATTTTCAAAATCAGGCTTTAGCAATGAACTTTTGAGCTTAAAAGATGATAAAATACTACTTTTTGGACTTGAGCATTTTAAGGAAATATTATGGAACTCTTAG
- a CDS encoding sensor histidine kinase, with protein sequence MELLEQNETKHIQDGLKNLIEQTYLIEKEYKTLNESYISLQNFIQDIVESLGAALWVVDMSGNILLKNAKTNGFDAILNLIDLKRANQEIELENRHFAIKITTKEQNKIILATDISDEKRSARLVSMGAVAAHLSHEIRNPIGSISLLTSTLLKRADEKNRPIIDEIQKAIFRVERIIKATLLFTKGVHINKQSFSLEKLEQNCHTAISQYAFSKEIEFKFSGFKGEILGDIDLLDMVFSNLIFNAIDAIEEDENSSGQVTLEHIFKNDSHVFYISDSGVEIDKSVVFEPFKTTKLKGNGLGLALSIEIIHAHKGSICFQNKPKIFTISLP encoded by the coding sequence ATGGAACTCTTAGAACAAAACGAAACAAAACATATCCAAGACGGATTGAAAAATCTAATAGAACAAACTTACTTGATAGAAAAAGAGTACAAAACTCTAAATGAATCATACATAAGTTTGCAAAACTTCATACAAGATATCGTTGAAAGTTTAGGCGCCGCACTTTGGGTCGTAGATATGAGCGGCAACATACTACTTAAAAATGCTAAAACAAACGGATTTGACGCTATACTAAATTTAATAGATCTAAAAAGAGCAAACCAAGAGATCGAGCTTGAAAATAGACACTTTGCTATCAAGATCACTACAAAAGAACAAAATAAAATCATACTTGCTACAGATATAAGCGATGAAAAAAGAAGTGCTAGGCTAGTTTCTATGGGTGCTGTAGCTGCTCATCTCTCACACGAGATCAGAAATCCTATAGGTTCTATCTCTTTACTGACAAGTACGCTTTTAAAAAGAGCCGATGAGAAAAATCGCCCTATCATAGACGAAATTCAAAAAGCGATATTTAGAGTAGAGCGTATCATCAAAGCTACGCTTTTATTTACAAAAGGCGTTCATATAAACAAGCAAAGCTTTAGCCTAGAAAAGCTAGAGCAAAACTGCCACACAGCCATAAGCCAATACGCATTTTCAAAAGAGATAGAATTTAAATTTAGTGGATTTAAGGGGGAAATTTTAGGCGATATCGATCTTTTAGATATGGTTTTTAGTAACCTTATTTTTAATGCTATAGATGCCATAGAAGAAGATGAAAACAGCAGCGGTCAAGTAACATTAGAGCATATCTTTAAAAATGATTCTCACGTATTTTACATAAGCGATAGCGGTGTGGAGATAGATAAAAGCGTGGTTTTTGAACCATTTAAAACTACAAAGCTCAAAGGCAACGGCCTAGGACTAGCGCTAAGCATAGAGATTATTCACGCTCATAAAGGCAGCATTTGCTTTCAAAACAAACCAAAAATCTTTACTATCTCATTACCTTGA
- the radA gene encoding DNA repair protein RadA yields the protein MAKTKTIFECEACGNQQSKWMGKCPGCGAWESFVELSSEQIKVINEISKISSSSSKAKAITDIKIEEISRRTTGDVELDIVLGGGLVDGSLVLIGGSPGIGKSTLLLKIASNLAEFGESVLYVSGEESESQIKLRANRLNANSKNLYLLTEINLDNILAEISKKEYKTLVVDSIQTLYSDKISSAPGSVSQVREITFELMRLAKSKNICVFIIGHITKEGSIAGPRILEHMVDVVLYFEGDSSMELRLLRGFKNRFGSTSEVGIFEMSKFGLISAKDATSKFFTRGDAVSGSAITVTMEGSRALIVEIQALVCESSYPKRSSTGFDKNRLDMILALLERKLEIPLGHYDVFINVTGGVKINETACDLAVVAAIISSFRNRPISKESIFIGELSLNGEIRDIFNLDARLKEASMQKFKNIIAPSKPIEKSNLKIFVAKEISQVIEWM from the coding sequence ATGGCAAAAACTAAAACTATATTTGAGTGTGAAGCTTGCGGAAATCAACAGAGCAAATGGATGGGCAAATGTCCTGGATGCGGGGCTTGGGAAAGCTTTGTGGAGCTTAGTAGCGAGCAAATAAAAGTCATCAATGAAATCTCAAAGATAAGTAGTTCTTCATCAAAAGCAAAAGCCATAACTGATATAAAAATAGAAGAAATTTCACGCCGCACTACAGGAGACGTTGAGCTTGATATCGTTCTTGGTGGCGGCTTAGTAGATGGCTCACTTGTGCTTATCGGCGGAAGTCCTGGCATCGGAAAATCAACACTGCTTTTAAAAATCGCTTCAAATTTGGCCGAATTTGGTGAAAGTGTTTTATACGTAAGTGGGGAAGAAAGCGAGTCTCAAATAAAGCTACGCGCAAACAGACTAAATGCGAACAGCAAAAATCTATATCTTTTAACAGAGATAAACTTAGACAATATCCTAGCAGAAATCTCGAAAAAAGAGTATAAAACGCTAGTAGTGGATTCTATACAAACATTATATAGTGATAAAATAAGCTCAGCTCCTGGTTCAGTTTCGCAAGTAAGAGAGATAACTTTTGAGCTGATGAGACTTGCAAAAAGTAAAAATATATGCGTGTTTATCATCGGACATATCACAAAAGAAGGCTCTATTGCTGGACCTAGAATTTTAGAGCATATGGTTGATGTCGTGCTGTATTTTGAAGGCGATAGCAGTATGGAGCTCAGGCTTCTTAGAGGATTTAAAAATCGCTTTGGCTCAACTAGTGAAGTTGGGATTTTTGAAATGAGTAAATTTGGTCTGATAAGCGCAAAAGACGCTACTAGCAAATTTTTTACTAGAGGAGATGCAGTGAGTGGCTCAGCCATAACAGTTACGATGGAAGGAAGTCGCGCACTTATAGTAGAGATACAAGCTCTAGTTTGCGAGAGTAGCTATCCAAAAAGAAGTTCCACCGGATTTGATAAAAATCGTCTAGATATGATACTTGCTTTATTAGAGCGAAAGCTTGAAATTCCCTTGGGGCATTATGACGTTTTTATAAATGTTACTGGCGGAGTAAAGATAAATGAGACCGCATGTGATCTAGCTGTTGTAGCAGCCATCATATCGAGCTTTAGAAATCGCCCTATCAGCAAAGAAAGCATCTTTATAGGTGAGCTTAGCTTAAATGGAGAAATCAGAGATATATTTAACCTTGATGCAAGGCTAAAAGAAGCTAGTATGCAAAAATTTAAAAATATAATAGCACCGAGCAAACCGATAGAAAAATCAAATTTAAAGATATTTGTAGCAAAAGAAATTTCACAAGTTATTGAATGGATGTAA
- the ftsY gene encoding signal recognition particle-docking protein FtsY, producing MFDFLKKGLEKTISSITSNKPKDKKITKDILEELLLEADVPFEIVEEIVYYLPPRDLVDRADLARVMETYFLYDNQNDLETKPFVQMIIGVNGAGKTTTIAKLANLYKKSGRSVILGASDTFRAGAIEQLRQWATRLNIPIIATAQGHDPAAVAFDTISSAVAKNYDNVIIDTAGRLQNQKNLANELEKIVRISSKALASAPHQKIIVLDGTQGNAALSQAKAFNEIINLDGVIITKLDGTSKGGALLGIARELELPILYIGVGEQMDDIIKFDPKDFVKTICDAIYLDNDGKN from the coding sequence ATGTTTGATTTTCTAAAAAAAGGTTTAGAAAAGACTATTTCGTCGATAACCTCAAATAAACCAAAAGATAAAAAGATAACAAAAGATATATTAGAAGAGTTGCTTTTAGAAGCCGATGTGCCTTTTGAGATTGTAGAAGAGATAGTGTATTATCTTCCGCCTAGAGATCTAGTAGATAGAGCAGATCTTGCAAGGGTTATGGAAACATACTTTTTATACGACAATCAAAACGATTTAGAAACAAAGCCTTTTGTACAAATGATAATCGGCGTAAATGGTGCTGGAAAAACGACGACTATAGCAAAATTAGCAAATTTATATAAAAAAAGTGGCAGAAGCGTTATCTTAGGTGCTAGTGATACTTTTAGAGCAGGAGCGATCGAGCAGTTACGCCAGTGGGCGACCCGCTTAAACATACCTATAATAGCAACTGCGCAAGGACACGATCCAGCAGCAGTTGCATTTGATACCATAAGCTCTGCTGTAGCAAAAAACTATGACAACGTTATCATAGACACTGCAGGTCGTCTGCAAAACCAAAAAAATTTGGCAAACGAGTTAGAAAAAATAGTTCGTATTTCAAGCAAAGCTTTAGCTTCAGCACCGCACCAAAAAATCATCGTACTTGATGGAACCCAAGGAAACGCCGCCCTGTCTCAAGCAAAAGCATTTAATGAAATTATAAATTTAGACGGCGTTATCATCACAAAGCTTGATGGAACAAGCAAAGGCGGTGCTCTACTAGGCATAGCAAGAGAACTTGAGCTTCCTATACTATATATCGGCGTAGGAGAACAGATGGACGATATAATCAAATTTGATCCAAAAGATTTTGTTAAAACTATCTGTGATGCTATATACTTGGATAACGATGGCAAAAACTAA
- a CDS encoding TlpA family protein disulfide reductase produces MKLKSLIIACLLIFMYGCSKNDKSEDTTPTSSSISENYDRSFTLTLNDGKNLNMQRNSEGFDIEDNNKAILFTFFTTWCPPCKAEIPHLVSLQDKFKNELRIIGVLMEERTADEISEFIKMYNINYSIAYGESNFFFAKALGEVVGIPYSVLYYPNGKYATHYIGLVLEEMLESDIKKVIS; encoded by the coding sequence ATGAAACTAAAAAGTTTAATTATAGCATGTTTGCTCATTTTTATGTACGGTTGTAGTAAAAATGACAAAAGCGAAGATACTACGCCCACATCCTCATCTATAAGTGAAAATTACGATAGAAGTTTCACTTTAACGTTAAATGATGGTAAGAATTTAAATATGCAAAGAAATAGCGAAGGTTTTGATATAGAAGATAACAATAAAGCTATTTTATTCACATTTTTTACGACTTGGTGTCCGCCGTGCAAAGCTGAAATTCCGCATCTAGTAAGTCTTCAAGATAAATTTAAAAACGAACTTAGGATAATAGGCGTACTTATGGAAGAAAGAACAGCAGACGAGATAAGTGAATTTATAAAAATGTATAATATCAACTACAGCATAGCTTATGGCGAGTCGAATTTCTTTTTTGCTAAAGCACTTGGAGAAGTAGTAGGCATACCATATTCAGTGCTATATTATCCAAATGGCAAGTATGCAACTCACTATATCGGTTTGGTTTTAGAAGAAATGCTAGAATCTGACATAAAAAAGGTAATCTCATAA
- a CDS encoding 5-formyltetrahydrofolate cyclo-ligase: protein MGVKFSKTEYRKIAKSSLNKIVKFRAKSFSYKIHKTLLYIFDKFKSKNILLFLPLFYEPNLVILRRRLSKSHNIFLPFMVDKSLKMVKLRLPFNESKFGVKEANDSNAFFRRIDVAVIPVIGVDGNMARIGHGFGYYDRFFDTLAYKPVVIFVQIEDFYTKEKICDSHDIKCDFYITPRKNYIKKGNYDRDFYRAHCRSNRRWSRVSCS, encoded by the coding sequence ATGGGCGTTAAATTTAGTAAAACCGAATATAGAAAAATAGCAAAATCAAGCTTAAATAAGATAGTTAAGTTTAGAGCAAAATCTTTTAGCTACAAGATACACAAAACACTTTTATATATATTTGATAAATTTAAATCAAAAAATATACTTCTGTTTTTACCACTTTTTTATGAACCAAATTTAGTTATTTTAAGACGAAGGCTATCAAAATCGCACAATATATTTTTGCCTTTTATGGTAGATAAAAGTTTAAAAATGGTAAAATTGAGACTGCCTTTCAATGAGTCTAAATTTGGAGTAAAAGAGGCAAATGATTCAAACGCCTTTTTTAGGCGTATAGACGTGGCTGTTATTCCTGTGATTGGGGTTGACGGAAATATGGCTAGAATCGGACATGGATTTGGTTATTACGATAGATTTTTTGATACTCTCGCATATAAACCGGTAGTTATTTTTGTCCAGATCGAAGATTTTTATACAAAAGAAAAAATTTGTGACTCACACGATATAAAGTGTGATTTTTATATAACCCCTAGAAAAAATTATATAAAAAAGGGAAATTATGATAGAGATTTTTATAGGGCTCACTGCCGCAGCAACAGGCGCTGGAGCAGGGTATCTTGCAGCTAA